From Polynucleobacter sp. MWH-P3-07-1:
ACGGCAATGAATAGACCAGCGTTGGCTAATGTGGTGAGAATCAGCATCCAGATACTATCGCCACCTCGGAAGAGATCGAATAAGTAGTTAGAGCTTCTCGCCTGAAACTTGCCCGCGTTCTCACCCAAGACAAATTCTCTCCAAATTGCCTCAGGAGAAGGATCGAGCAAGAACCAAAGAGCAAATACACCCAAGGCCACAATCACAATCAAGGCCAACTTCAAGAGATCGCGGGTAATGAATTTAGACAGACTCCACTCACGCCAGCGCCAGTAATAGAGAGTCAGGGCAAATGTGGCTGGCACGATATAGGCAAAAGATTTAGCAAGCAATGCCAGACCAAAACATAGGGCAGCAAATACCGGGAATAGCAAACGGGAGTCAAAGGCTGTCTTACCCCAATACAACAATCCCATAAAAGGAAGGGTTAAGAAAAAGACTTCCGCGGGATCAGTTAAGAAAGGTCGACCATAACGATAGCTTGAGAAAAAAGCTAGCCACACTAGAGCAGCCAATATTCCTGTCTTTGTTTGAGCGCTAAAACGTCGCACCGCTAAAAATAAGAAGAAAGCGGTTAAGCCCGTATACAGCAGATTGGGCCACCGAAGATTCCATAGGGTCCACTGACTTGCCCAAGAGGTACTGGCAATTCCCTGCCAAAACAGTAAGGGAGGTTTAGTATTTTTTAAGCCATCCATCTCGGACTGTAAAGGCAACCAATGACCAGAGTCTGCAGTGAGGCGCACGATATGCATATAGGGATACTCATCCCCATTCTTCGGAGCAAAGCGGCTATCTAATCCATAAAAATAGCTCACGACCGCTAATAACAGGATTAGAAGCGCGCTACGGATTGAGAAATTGCCTTGCATCCCGACAGTTTATCGGTTTTGATCGGGAGGGATAAAATGAATCCATGAATCATAGAGACCTCAAGTGAAATCCCTCGCCTATAGCGTTTTACTATTTGCCAGCCTCAGCTCTTCTTGCTGGGCTCAAATCTCTACAGCCGATCAACTTGATCAACAGGGTTTGGCTGCTACTTGTGCCAATTGCCATGGTACGAATGGCAAGGGCTTACCCAATGCCAGCATTCCTTTAATTAGCCAATTGAGCAGCGAAGAATTACTGGCACAACTTTTAGCTTATAAATCAGGTAATCGGGCTGGCACGCTCATGCCTCAGTTAACGAAAGGCTATACCGATGCCCAGCTAGAGAGCATTGCCAATCAACTTGGTCAGAAGCCATAAACAGATGAACAATAGTCGCCGTCACTTTCTTGCTCATGGTGCTGCTGGCTTAAGCTTGCTGGGGGGATTCTCATCTTTTGCCCGAGCCGGCTTAGATAAAGCACAGATTTTAGTCATTGGTGGTGGCTTTGGTGGTGCGACGGCTGCTAAATATCTGCGCCTGTTTTCGAACAATACGGCCAATGTCATATTGATTGAACCTAATGCGAGCTTCTTGTCATGTCCCATGTCGAATTTTGTTGTGGCAGGTATGCGTTCGATGGCAGACATTACATCACCCTATGACAGCCTGACCAAGCATCATGGCATCAAACTCATTCGTGATAGCGTGAGTGCGATAGATCCTGACAAGAAGACTGTCAAACTGTCTTCAGGATCGGTTATCGGCTACGACAAAGTTGTACTTTCTCCCGGCATCAGTTTGATGACGAATTCGATTGAGGGTCTTGCTAAAGCCAATCAAGCAGGCGTGACATTACAAGCCTGGAAGGCTGGTCCTGAAACGCTGATGCTCTATAAACAATTAGCTGCTATGCACGATGGTGGCGTATTCGCTATCAGTATTCCTGAAGCGCCCTATCGCTGTCCTCCTGGACCATATGAACGCGCCAGCTTGGTTGCCAATTACTTAAAGCAACATAAACCGAAGTCTAAAGTACTCATTTTGGATGCCAATCAAGACATCACCTCAAAAGGAGCGCTCTTTAAAAAAGCTTGGTCAGAGCAATACTCGGGGCTAATTGAATATCTTCCTTCACACAACGTTACCGGCGTTGATCCAAAAACCAAAACACTCCGCTTCGAAGTGCAAGATGATGTGCGAGCCGATGTGTTGAATGTTTTACCAGCCATGAGTGCTGGTGAAATTGCTATCAAAACTGGGCTCGCGAATGCAAATGGACGCTGGGTCAATGTTGACTTCCTCAATTTTGAAGCCACTGCAACGAGG
This genomic window contains:
- a CDS encoding c-type cytochrome, which translates into the protein MKSLAYSVLLFASLSSSCWAQISTADQLDQQGLAATCANCHGTNGKGLPNASIPLISQLSSEELLAQLLAYKSGNRAGTLMPQLTKGYTDAQLESIANQLGQKP
- a CDS encoding NAD(P)/FAD-dependent oxidoreductase, giving the protein MNNSRRHFLAHGAAGLSLLGGFSSFARAGLDKAQILVIGGGFGGATAAKYLRLFSNNTANVILIEPNASFLSCPMSNFVVAGMRSMADITSPYDSLTKHHGIKLIRDSVSAIDPDKKTVKLSSGSVIGYDKVVLSPGISLMTNSIEGLAKANQAGVTLQAWKAGPETLMLYKQLAAMHDGGVFAISIPEAPYRCPPGPYERASLVANYLKQHKPKSKVLILDANQDITSKGALFKKAWSEQYSGLIEYLPSHNVTGVDPKTKTLRFEVQDDVRADVLNVLPAMSAGEIAIKTGLANANGRWVNVDFLNFEATATRDIHVLGDAIQTAPLMPKSGHMANQHAKVAAAAIIAQLNDWPINPAPVVNNTCYSFVSEQAAVHIASVHQYDAQAKTFKSVPGAGGLSSEPSNTEASYAWGWAHNIWADTLA
- a CDS encoding glycosyltransferase family 39 protein, whose translation is MQGNFSIRSALLILLLAVVSYFYGLDSRFAPKNGDEYPYMHIVRLTADSGHWLPLQSEMDGLKNTKPPLLFWQGIASTSWASQWTLWNLRWPNLLYTGLTAFFLFLAVRRFSAQTKTGILAALVWLAFFSSYRYGRPFLTDPAEVFFLTLPFMGLLYWGKTAFDSRLLFPVFAALCFGLALLAKSFAYIVPATFALTLYYWRWREWSLSKFITRDLLKLALIVIVALGVFALWFLLDPSPEAIWREFVLGENAGKFQARSSNYLFDLFRGGDSIWMLILTTLANAGLFIAVLVNTLWQCWRERRFLSIEENLLLLLIAAFLIVFSLPSQRSGRYLLPVMPAFAALIALHWQHLSFWGFRFALVLQLIILGALTWVGFNLQAENPIWHYSSGHWVLMAISVTCALLGLTKTQWCKSLTLAVCFLSYCALNSSLAPLEGALGRYDFQAIEAVQEKAVWIPCDYRAKDEEYRLLLPGAQLHGYPSQQANDITGLLGQYPLVAVQAPLNSSIEEKLAACPSCNIIGHRMEMRARQTPQEIEAILKGHIGEYLFVNEYLIAGPAIVPSVEPGNELSSGLPKDACR